The genomic segment GACGGAAGACGCCGTCGTAGCCGGACAGAATCCCAAGCGCGGATGCCATAGCGACCGGCTCGGCATAGTACTGGCCGGCTGCGACGTCCTTGAACGGCTGGGCCGTGCCGGCAGCCGTCGCCGGCGCTTCGCCCTTCCAATCGACCGCGCGCATCAGGATCGTGGCGAACTCCGCGCGGGTGATGCTCCGCGACGGCTCGTAATGCGTCGCGTCCACGCCGGTGACGATATGCTTGGCAGCCAGCGAGCGGACGGCGGTTTCAGACCAATGCGACGCCAGATCGGCGAAGCGCTTGTCGTACTGAAGCACGGCATACGTCGAGAAGTGCTTCGGCTTAAAGGTCAGCACGCCGCCATCGACCGTGCCGCCCGCATACTCGGCCTGATCTCCGTTCAGGAAATAGACGCCTGCCGTCCGGGCAGAAATGGCCGCCGCCTGTTCCGGCGTCAGCTTGATCGTGACCGTGGCGGGCTTGCCCAGGTTGTGGATGTCAGAGCTCGTGCTGCCGGACAGAAGCTGAATGTTCACCGACAAGACGACGCCTGTGGATTTGTAGGACGCGTCAGAACGAATCGAACGGTCGATCTGGCTTTGCGCATCGTTGGTTAAAGAGGTATTCAGCGTTAGCCGCACCTTGGACTGCGCGTCGCCGGACGCGGGAATCGCGCCGGCGGGCAGCTGGATCTTGAGATCGCCGGCAGACAAGATCAGCTCCCGGTTGTTGTCGCCGAGCGACTTGAACGAGACTGCGGGCAGCTCAAGCGGCGTGCCGTTCTTGAGAGCGGCCGCAGGCAGCTCAATGGTTACGCTGCTGCCAGGCTGCTTGATCGCGGCATCCATCGTGTCGGCACCGATCACATAGCGGCCGTCCTGCGAGAGCTCCGGCTGCGCGACCGAGCCGGATGCCTTGCCGGCTCCCGAAGGGATGGGCGAGCCGTTCGCCGGCGTCGTGCCCGGGTTACTGTTGCCCGGATTGTTGTTGCCCGGGTTCTCGTTGCCCGGGTTCTCATTGCCCGGGTTTTCGTTGCCGCTGCCGAGCTTTTCGACGACAGCGAACGTTTTCTGAGCCGACGCCGAGCCGGATCCGGCGATCACCGTGTAGGTGCCGTACGGCGCCAAGGCCGGGTCGGACGGGATCGTCAGCGTCTTGGCGTAGCTGCCGTGCGTTGCCGTCAGCACGTCGACGTAGAAGGTCGTCCGGGCAGGGCTCACGATTTTCACCGCGACCTGCGCGTCGTTGCCGGCGCCCGTGCCGGACAGCGTGATCGTGCCGCCGCGCAGCACCTCCTTCGCGCTTACGGCAAGCTCGAAGGAAGCGGCTGCATAGCCGGCTGCCGGCGAGAGCGCGAGTATCCATAACATAACGGCCGCCACGTATTTTCTCACCGCGTTCATTCCTCTCCTTCTCTCCGTCACTGAAGCACCTTCGCTCTCGCTAGCTGCTCAGGCAGGCTCGCATTGTTGTCGAACTGATCAAGCACGAGCACCTTCACGCTGTACTCCGCGCCGCTCACATCGAAGAATTGCGCGATGCTGAGCTTGTCTTTCTTGAGCGGCACGGCGTTGATCA from the Cohnella hashimotonis genome contains:
- a CDS encoding S-layer homology domain-containing protein — protein: MNAVRKYVAAVMLWILALSPAAGYAAASFELAVSAKEVLRGGTITLSGTGAGNDAQVAVKIVSPARTTFYVDVLTATHGSYAKTLTIPSDPALAPYGTYTVIAGSGSASAQKTFAVVEKLGSGNENPGNENPGNENPGNNNPGNSNPGTTPANGSPIPSGAGKASGSVAQPELSQDGRYVIGADTMDAAIKQPGSSVTIELPAAALKNGTPLELPAVSFKSLGDNNRELILSAGDLKIQLPAGAIPASGDAQSKVRLTLNTSLTNDAQSQIDRSIRSDASYKSTGVVLSVNIQLLSGSTSSDIHNLGKPATVTIKLTPEQAAAISARTAGVYFLNGDQAEYAGGTVDGGVLTFKPKHFSTYAVLQYDKRFADLASHWSETAVRSLAAKHIVTGVDATHYEPSRSITRAEFATILMRAVDWKGEAPATAAGTAQPFKDVAAGQYYAEPVAMASALGILSGYDGVFRPNDKITREEAAVALVRAAKYFSLSGGSGASAGKTAFADQADISAWAIAAVEQASTQGLMQGDGKQFNPKSPVVRAEAAAMIDRLLPVATN